The following are from one region of the Polaribacter marinaquae genome:
- a CDS encoding TonB-dependent receptor, producing MKTRITIVALFAFGMLFLNSNQTYGQATNATVKGKIIDAEGLPLMGATVIVKNTATGFTSGTTTNETGNYKIQQLPLGGPYNVTAKFLGFQDAVKKGFMLNLNDAISLDFTLQESSTSLSEIVISTNSIVKRIQQVGASTKIGAGQIKNLPSEGRNFTRLTSLSPLQGGGSINLGGQRRTSTNVTIDGVNFRNTLTAGEIGRGPYTISQEAIREFEVSTNDYDVTQGRQGGGSITSVTKSGTNNFEGSAFFYHRADNLQSQYTIQGQERSADFYNSQSGLSIGGPIIEDKLHFFLVYERQDAGDPQFIANIESDDDANRLGISEGNLNRFLQIGRDKYGVSNSQQIGQFDRVTEANNLFFRLDWQINDKHRLTFRNLYNKWDNPFSVSDNSSIEIAESFSDFVSKENSMFLSLRSVFTPSVTNEFKVQYQRAERIFSPNSELPSQNIPRAIVQVESVLPNGKTSNRSVQLGGQRFTPETNLENQIQISNTTYLTKGKFNFTFGTDNMITALETQLSNEQNGRFFFDSLDDFDNLNPSRFAREVPLQGSTLVKQTVLDLSVFGQVEFDINPNLNFSAGVRYDATAFVNSAEFNPLVFQELGIRTDVKPEDFDNIQPRFQLIWNIKGKDTDILKLGGGIFTSQPHYYAQVNNIQNSGTLIGAVDVTGADVPSPNFPGYRNDPNTVPGVPAGVTPFSTINAVSPDFEIPTIYKANVNYTHFFGDKYSLGVNAIFSHTKNNYVYQEANLVSEPYFVTPEGREVFVPANTIPSNGRADWTASRASDLVGRTLVLNSDGILDNLALVVEGSAKIGEDGYLNASFTVNSSKDNSSYNCCVANTSTFLPVTGDPRDLNYGYSDNHFDTKLVVNGATPTWKGFTLGATVVGTGGSRYSLHTSGNKSANGDFNLSNDIAYIYDPADPSTPQNIVDDYNEILNDPETTDGFKEYLRESFGGFAERNGGKNPFRATVDLRLQKKIEFNGSKSALEFSADVFNFMNLLNKEWGRTNNFSRRRNFMNITGFDQNTKSYTYSVQTGAGTEPINGTPWRLQLGVRYSFN from the coding sequence ATGAAAACAAGAATAACCATTGTAGCATTATTTGCTTTTGGTATGTTGTTTTTAAACAGTAATCAAACCTATGGTCAGGCTACAAATGCGACTGTTAAAGGTAAAATTATAGATGCAGAAGGCTTGCCTTTAATGGGTGCAACTGTTATTGTAAAAAACACGGCTACTGGTTTTACATCTGGTACAACAACTAATGAAACCGGTAATTATAAAATACAGCAATTGCCTTTGGGTGGTCCTTATAATGTAACTGCTAAATTTTTGGGCTTTCAAGATGCTGTAAAAAAAGGTTTTATGTTAAATCTTAACGATGCAATCTCTTTAGATTTTACTTTACAAGAATCTTCTACTTCTTTAAGTGAAATTGTAATTTCTACAAATAGTATTGTAAAAAGAATACAACAAGTAGGCGCTTCAACAAAAATTGGCGCAGGTCAAATTAAAAATTTACCATCCGAAGGAAGAAATTTTACAAGATTAACAAGCCTGTCTCCTTTACAAGGTGGCGGAAGCATAAATCTTGGTGGGCAAAGAAGAACGTCTACAAATGTTACTATTGATGGTGTAAATTTTAGAAATACACTAACAGCAGGTGAAATTGGTCGTGGACCTTATACAATTTCTCAAGAAGCAATTAGAGAGTTTGAAGTGTCTACAAACGATTATGACGTTACGCAGGGTAGACAAGGTGGTGGTTCTATTACTTCGGTTACTAAATCTGGTACAAATAATTTTGAAGGAAGTGCATTTTTTTATCACAGAGCAGATAATTTACAAAGTCAATATACAATACAAGGTCAAGAAAGAAGTGCAGATTTTTACAATTCGCAATCTGGTTTAAGTATTGGAGGACCAATAATTGAAGATAAATTACATTTTTTCTTAGTTTACGAAAGACAAGATGCCGGTGATCCTCAATTTATCGCAAATATAGAAAGTGACGACGATGCGAATAGATTAGGAATATCTGAAGGTAATTTAAATAGATTTTTACAGATTGGTAGAGATAAATATGGTGTAAGTAATTCACAGCAAATTGGTCAATTTGATAGAGTAACAGAGGCAAATAACCTGTTCTTTAGACTTGATTGGCAAATAAATGATAAGCATAGATTAACATTTAGAAATTTGTATAATAAATGGGACAATCCTTTTAGTGTAAGTGATAATTCTAGTATTGAGATTGCAGAATCTTTTTCTGATTTTGTATCAAAAGAAAATAGTATGTTTTTGTCTTTACGTTCTGTTTTTACGCCAAGTGTAACCAACGAATTTAAAGTACAATATCAGCGTGCAGAACGTATATTTAGTCCAAATTCTGAATTGCCTTCTCAAAACATACCAAGAGCAATTGTACAAGTAGAATCTGTTTTGCCAAACGGAAAAACAAGTAATAGAAGTGTGCAGTTAGGTGGACAGCGTTTTACACCAGAAACAAATTTAGAAAATCAAATACAAATTTCTAACACAACCTATTTAACTAAAGGAAAGTTTAATTTTACTTTTGGTACAGATAATATGATAACTGCATTAGAAACGCAGTTGTCAAATGAGCAAAATGGTCGTTTTTTCTTCGATTCTTTAGATGATTTCGATAATTTAAATCCGTCTAGATTTGCAAGAGAAGTTCCGTTACAAGGTTCTACTTTGGTAAAGCAAACTGTTTTAGATTTATCAGTTTTTGGACAAGTAGAATTTGATATCAATCCTAATTTAAATTTTTCTGCAGGTGTTAGATATGATGCAACAGCATTTGTTAATTCTGCAGAATTTAATCCATTAGTTTTTCAAGAATTAGGAATTCGTACAGATGTAAAGCCAGAAGATTTTGATAATATTCAGCCAAGGTTTCAATTAATATGGAATATAAAAGGAAAAGACACAGATATTTTAAAACTTGGTGGAGGTATTTTTACTTCTCAGCCACATTATTATGCGCAAGTAAATAATATACAAAATAGCGGAACATTAATTGGTGCTGTTGATGTTACAGGTGCAGATGTTCCTTCTCCAAATTTTCCTGGTTACAGAAACGATCCAAATACAGTTCCTGGTGTGCCAGCGGGTGTTACACCGTTTTCTACAATAAATGCTGTAAGTCCAGATTTCGAAATTCCAACAATATACAAGGCAAACGTAAATTATACACACTTTTTCGGAGATAAATATAGTTTAGGTGTAAATGCAATTTTTAGTCACACTAAGAACAATTATGTTTATCAAGAAGCTAATTTAGTTTCAGAGCCTTATTTTGTAACGCCAGAAGGAAGAGAAGTTTTTGTGCCTGCAAATACAATTCCTTCAAACGGAAGAGCAGATTGGACGGCGTCAAGAGCTTCTGATTTAGTTGGAAGAACGTTGGTTTTAAATTCTGATGGAATTCTAGATAATTTAGCTTTAGTTGTAGAAGGTTCTGCAAAAATTGGTGAAGACGGTTATTTAAACGCAAGTTTTACCGTAAATAGTTCTAAAGATAATTCTTCTTACAACTGTTGTGTTGCAAATACATCTACTTTTTTACCTGTTACAGGAGATCCTAGAGATTTAAATTATGGGTATTCTGATAATCATTTTGATACTAAACTTGTTGTAAACGGAGCAACACCAACTTGGAAAGGTTTTACCTTAGGTGCTACTGTTGTTGGTACTGGCGGATCTAGATATTCTTTACATACTTCAGGAAACAAAAGTGCAAACGGAGATTTTAACTTGAGCAATGATATTGCATATATCTACGATCCAGCAGATCCAAGTACACCACAAAATATTGTAGATGATTACAACGAAATTTTAAACGATCCAGAAACTACAGATGGTTTTAAAGAGTATTTAAGAGAAAGTTTTGGTGGTTTTGCAGAAAGAAATGGTGGTAAAAACCCATTTAGAGCAACTGTAGATCTTCGTCTTCAGAAAAAAATTGAATTTAATGGTTCTAAAAGTGCTTTAGAGTTTTCTGCAGATGTTTTCAATTTTATGAACTTACTTAACAAAGAATGGGGAAGAACAAATAATTTTAGTAGAAGAAGAAATTTTATGAATATCACTGGTTTCGATCAAAATACCAAAAGTTATACTTATAGTGTACAAACTGGTGCGGGTACAGAACCAATTAATGGAACTCCATGGAGATTACAATTAGGTGTTAGATATTCTTTTAATTAA
- the dnaE gene encoding DNA polymerase III subunit alpha, with product MYLIFDTETTGLPKSWNAPITDTDNWPRCIQIAWQLHDKMGNVLEHNDFLIQPDGFNIPYDAERIHGISTELAEEQGIKLDKGLELFNEALKKTKFIVGQNVGFDINIMGCEFHRLGVENNLTSLPLLDTCTEKTATMCQIPGGRGGKFKLPTLTELHNHLFGVGFGEAHNATADVEATTRCFLELIRLREFTQEELDVDADYFKNFSEANPKPIQVIGLKHINLKQESDKIRKRLEKLKGVSETKSTSEGLAELKDVQFSHLHNHTQYSVLQSTMQLGNIVKAAAKYNMPAVAMTDTANMMGAFHFVNAVLSHNKNAETPMKPIIGCEFNICEDHKNKSQKDNGYQVVLLAKNKNGYHNLAKMSSAAFVDGFYYVPRIDKALVEKYKEDIIVLTGNLYGEVPSKILNLGEKQAEEALLWWKEQFKDDFYIELMRHDQQDEKIVNETLLKFSKKHDIKVIATNNTFYLDKKDANAHDILLCVKDGEKQATPIGKGRGYRYGLPNQEYYFKSSDEMKKLFADLPEAIINIQEIVDKIEIFTLARDVLLPAFDIPEEFLSEEDKIDGGKRGENAFLKHLTFEGAKKRYGEITESIKERLDFELEVIEKTGYPGYFLIVEDFIREARNMDVAVGPGRGSAAGSVVAYCLWITNIDPIKYDLLFERFLNPERVSMPDIDIDFDDEGRGRVMDYVIDKYGANQVAQIITYGTMAAKSSIRDTARVLDLPLFEADRIAKLIPGIKLKNIFGDDPKSKGKVDGLRAEEKQLVEELRTISYGSDLASETVNKATILEGSVRNTGIHACGVIITPGDITNYVPVSLAKDSDMYVTQFDNSVVENAGLLKMDFLGLKTLTLIKDTVKIVKARHGVELDPENFSLDDVKTYELFQRGETVGVFQYESPGMQKHMRSLKPTVFADLIAMNALYRPGPMEYIPSFINRKHGTEDIEYDLPAMEEYLAETYGITVYQEQVMLLSQKLADFTKGEADVLRKAMGKKQIAVLDKMKPKFVEQAAANGHDPKKLEKIWKDWEAFASYAFNKSHSTCYAWIAYQTAYLKAHYPAEYMASVLSNNMNDIKSVSFFMEECKRMGLEVLGPDLNESYLKFSVNKEGAVRFGMAAVKGVGASAVRAIIKEREENGNYTSIFDLAKRVDLRAANKKSFDSLIKAGAFDSFTDTHRAQYFDTDEKGQTFLERAMKFGSKYQENENSAQVSMFGEASTVQFPEPDIPQCETWGTMELLSQEKEVIGIYISAHPLDDFKNELKFCNASLKHFKGDLAKYVGMNMAFAGIITDVQHRVSKAGKGWAAFTIEDYGDSHEFRIFGEDYLKMKHFLVPNSFLFVRSTIQPGWTNKETGVAGEPRLKFTEMKLLHDIMDELCKKVTIQLPLSDIKEDTILNLESILKNKPGKQNLNFTIWDEKEKLEISLPSRNTKLHITNELLATLEKQQIKYKLN from the coding sequence ATGTACTTAATTTTTGATACAGAAACTACTGGTTTACCAAAAAGCTGGAACGCACCAATTACCGATACAGACAATTGGCCAAGGTGTATTCAAATTGCATGGCAATTGCATGACAAAATGGGAAATGTGCTAGAACACAACGATTTTCTTATTCAGCCAGATGGTTTTAATATTCCGTATGATGCAGAAAGAATTCACGGTATTTCTACTGAATTGGCAGAAGAACAAGGTATCAAATTAGATAAAGGTTTAGAACTTTTTAACGAAGCTTTAAAAAAAACAAAATTTATTGTAGGTCAAAATGTTGGTTTCGATATTAATATTATGGGCTGTGAGTTTCATAGATTAGGTGTAGAAAACAACTTAACCTCTTTACCTCTTTTAGATACTTGTACAGAAAAAACAGCTACCATGTGTCAAATTCCTGGTGGTCGAGGTGGTAAATTTAAATTACCAACATTAACAGAATTGCACAATCATTTATTTGGCGTTGGTTTTGGTGAAGCTCACAATGCAACTGCCGATGTTGAAGCAACTACACGTTGTTTTTTAGAGTTGATTCGTTTAAGAGAATTTACGCAAGAAGAATTAGATGTAGATGCAGATTATTTTAAGAATTTCTCTGAAGCAAATCCGAAACCAATTCAAGTAATTGGTTTAAAACACATCAATCTAAAACAAGAAAGCGATAAGATTCGTAAGCGTTTAGAAAAATTAAAAGGAGTTTCAGAAACTAAATCTACATCAGAAGGTTTAGCAGAATTAAAAGATGTACAGTTTTCTCATTTACACAATCACACACAATATTCTGTTTTACAAAGTACCATGCAATTGGGTAACATTGTAAAAGCTGCAGCAAAATATAACATGCCGGCGGTTGCTATGACAGATACTGCAAACATGATGGGTGCTTTCCATTTTGTAAACGCAGTTTTAAGTCATAATAAAAATGCCGAAACTCCTATGAAACCAATTATTGGTTGCGAGTTTAACATTTGTGAAGACCATAAAAACAAATCACAAAAAGACAACGGATATCAAGTAGTTTTATTAGCAAAAAATAAAAACGGATATCATAATTTGGCTAAAATGTCTTCTGCAGCCTTTGTAGATGGTTTTTATTATGTACCAAGAATAGACAAAGCTTTAGTAGAAAAATATAAGGAAGATATTATTGTTTTAACCGGAAATTTATATGGTGAAGTTCCTAGTAAGATTTTAAATTTAGGTGAAAAACAAGCAGAAGAAGCTTTACTTTGGTGGAAAGAACAATTTAAAGACGATTTTTATATCGAATTAATGCGTCATGATCAACAAGACGAAAAAATTGTTAACGAAACTTTACTTAAATTTTCTAAAAAACATGATATAAAAGTTATTGCGACAAACAATACTTTTTATCTAGATAAAAAAGATGCCAATGCACACGATATTTTATTGTGTGTAAAAGATGGTGAAAAACAAGCTACTCCAATTGGTAAAGGTCGTGGTTATAGATATGGTTTGCCTAATCAAGAGTATTATTTCAAATCTTCAGATGAAATGAAAAAACTCTTTGCAGATTTACCAGAAGCCATTATCAATATTCAAGAAATTGTAGATAAAATAGAAATATTTACGCTTGCTAGAGACGTTTTATTACCTGCTTTTGATATTCCAGAAGAATTTTTATCCGAAGAAGATAAAATCGACGGAGGAAAACGTGGAGAAAATGCTTTTTTAAAACACCTAACTTTTGAAGGTGCCAAAAAACGTTACGGAGAAATTACAGAATCTATCAAAGAAAGGTTAGATTTTGAATTGGAAGTTATTGAAAAAACAGGATATCCTGGTTACTTCTTGATTGTTGAAGATTTTATTAGAGAAGCCAGAAACATGGATGTTGCAGTTGGTCCTGGTCGTGGTTCTGCCGCAGGTTCTGTAGTTGCATATTGTCTTTGGATTACAAATATTGATCCCATTAAATATGATTTACTTTTCGAGCGTTTCTTAAATCCAGAACGTGTTTCGATGCCCGATATTGATATTGATTTTGATGATGAAGGTCGTGGACGAGTTATGGATTATGTAATTGACAAATACGGCGCAAACCAAGTTGCTCAAATTATTACTTACGGTACAATGGCTGCAAAATCTTCTATTAGAGATACTGCCAGGGTTTTAGATTTACCGTTGTTTGAAGCCGATAGAATTGCAAAATTAATTCCAGGAATTAAACTAAAAAATATTTTTGGTGACGATCCTAAAAGTAAAGGAAAAGTTGATGGTTTAAGAGCTGAAGAGAAACAACTTGTAGAAGAACTAAGAACTATTTCTTATGGTTCTGATTTAGCATCAGAAACTGTAAATAAAGCAACAATATTAGAAGGTTCTGTTAGAAATACTGGTATACATGCATGTGGTGTAATTATTACGCCTGGTGATATTACTAATTATGTTCCGGTTTCTTTGGCTAAAGATTCCGATATGTATGTTACCCAATTTGACAACTCTGTGGTAGAAAATGCAGGTTTGTTAAAAATGGATTTCTTAGGATTAAAAACGCTTACTTTAATTAAAGATACCGTAAAAATTGTAAAAGCTAGACATGGCGTAGAATTAGATCCAGAAAATTTTTCTTTAGATGATGTAAAAACTTACGAATTGTTTCAAAGAGGAGAAACAGTTGGTGTTTTTCAATATGAATCTCCCGGCATGCAAAAACACATGCGTTCTTTAAAACCAACGGTTTTTGCAGATTTAATTGCAATGAATGCTTTGTATCGTCCTGGACCAATGGAATACATTCCGAGTTTTATTAATAGAAAACACGGAACTGAAGATATTGAGTACGATTTACCTGCCATGGAAGAATATTTGGCAGAAACGTATGGAATTACAGTTTACCAAGAGCAAGTAATGCTTTTATCGCAAAAATTGGCAGATTTCACCAAAGGTGAAGCCGATGTTTTACGTAAAGCAATGGGTAAAAAACAAATTGCCGTTCTAGATAAAATGAAACCTAAATTTGTAGAACAAGCAGCTGCAAATGGTCATGATCCTAAAAAACTAGAAAAAATCTGGAAAGATTGGGAGGCATTTGCAAGTTATGCTTTTAACAAATCGCATTCTACTTGTTATGCTTGGATCGCGTATCAAACTGCATATTTAAAAGCGCATTATCCGGCAGAATATATGGCATCTGTACTTTCTAACAACATGAACGATATTAAATCGGTATCGTTCTTTATGGAAGAATGTAAACGAATGGGACTAGAAGTTTTAGGGCCAGATTTAAATGAATCTTACTTGAAATTTTCTGTAAATAAAGAAGGAGCTGTTCGTTTTGGTATGGCTGCTGTTAAAGGAGTTGGTGCAAGTGCTGTAAGAGCAATTATTAAAGAAAGAGAAGAAAACGGAAACTATACTTCTATATTCGATTTAGCAAAACGTGTAGATTTAAGAGCTGCCAATAAAAAATCTTTTGATAGTTTAATTAAAGCAGGTGCTTTCGATTCTTTTACAGATACACACAGAGCGCAATATTTTGATACTGACGAAAAAGGACAAACGTTTTTAGAACGCGCCATGAAGTTTGGTAGTAAATATCAAGAAAATGAAAATTCTGCACAAGTTTCTATGTTTGGTGAAGCTTCTACGGTTCAGTTTCCAGAACCAGATATTCCGCAATGTGAAACTTGGGGAACTATGGAATTACTTTCGCAAGAAAAGGAAGTTATCGGAATTTATATTTCTGCACATCCTTTAGATGATTTTAAAAATGAACTTAAATTTTGTAACGCTTCTTTAAAACATTTTAAAGGTGATCTTGCAAAATATGTTGGTATGAACATGGCTTTTGCAGGTATTATTACCGATGTACAACACAGAGTTTCTAAAGCAGGAAAAGGTTGGGCAGCTTTTACAATAGAAGATTATGGTGATAGTCACGAATTTAGAATTTTTGGTGAAGATTACCTAAAAATGAAACATTTCTTAGTACCAAATTCATTTTTATTTGTAAGATCTACCATACAAC